gggacccgcgcccgacgatgacgagcatgacgcgtgcgtcgctcGTCGTATTCATCGCCACGGTCACGTTTATGTCGtggccgcccgcggtggatgCGTGCAACTGTAGGGTCGACTGCGTCATGGGCACCTGGGGCGAGTGGTCCGCATGTAGCTGCCTGGGGAAGCGGTACAGGGAAAGGGTGATAACGACGCAGGCTGCGTGCGGAGGGACGGCGTGCGGGGCCCTCACCGAATGGGACAACACCTGTGTCGCGGTgtgccctcctccgccttcccctccgcctccaccgctccaaccgcttccgccgcctcctgccGAACTGCCATCCCCCCCAGCCGAACTGCCACCTCCTCCAGCCGAATTCCCACCACCACCTGTGGAACCTTCACCTCCGCCGATCCCGCCATCCAAGAAGTCGATGCCCTCGCAGTCATCCGGAGACGTATCTCACAGTTCATGGGCGCCGGTCGGAGCGGCGTTGGCGACATCACTCAGCTTGTTAGCGGCGTTGTTTCCAGGGTGAGGTGAAAGGGAAAAAAGTATGGCCCGGGCAGGAGACGCAGATAATGTTAGATATAGCTGGCTAGAGTCAACAACATGTAGGTAGCATAGCTGAATAATGTAGATTAAAGATGCCAAACAAACACTCCATCAACTCGGGCCACTCAGCGCGTGCCAAAGTACCCGGTAGGCTTGCGACGCGCAATCATCCCGGCGGCGCTTCCCACCCTCTCGCTGCTGCCCGAGATCACGCTGTGCCTTCGCCGGCCGGCGTCGGTAATGCGCTGCGCCTCCGTCGATATCCTCCTCCCGATCGCGGTGAGATTGACGCACGGCTCCATCCAATCGAAGGGGTCCATCATGCTCCTCCCAACCTCCCATATGCCGTAGAATCCGAGCGCCAGGATCCCCGACGGCAGCGGCGTGAGTCGCTTGAACGTCACAGTGAACACCAGCGGCGCCGAGAATACGAAGAAGAACAGCACAAGGTTGACCATGTGCACGTACTGGTAAGGTATGGGGGTAGTGACGATACGCTCGCACGttttgaacgcggcgagcacccTGTCGCACTCCTTGTACACGTCGTAAGCAGCCTTCTCGTAGaggtcgccctcgcgttgGTTCCTGGCCACTATTCGCTGAATTTCAGCCACACAGACGTTGAATCGGTTGCCAACGGGAACGTCCGCGTACCTCCGCCTTTCCTCTGGAGTGAgaagcgtcgcgagcgaagGCTCGCCGCAgaggtcctcctcgagcaggCTCGCCTCGGACACGGGTCCGGTGCCGCCTCCGAAGGACGCCGCCTTGCTCGACTTGAAAATTCTCCGGAGGAACCCGGGCTtcccctcgtccgcgccatCCTCACCCAGCCCCCGGCGGCTTCTCGAATCGAACCGGTACCCGTGTCGATGCTCGCGAAGGGCCTGACGGATAAATGCGAACAACACGTTGCTAAGTCGGCGAAGTTCCAGCTGGTCGTCCTTGATGGTCGCGGCTGCGTCCGCGGGGTTGCCGGGCTGATGACCGGGTTCGCCCGCCGTGGGCGCCCGAAGGAAGGATGCAAACTCTATGTTCATGTTCCTCAGGCCGTGGTAGATGTCTCCCACGGCGGATCTGGCCTCATAATACCTGAGGTACGCGATGTTGGCGCAAAACACGAGCAGGAAACCGATGATCGCACCGCAGATGGCGTGCGCCTCGGTGTGAAACGTGACGGAGCACTCCGACGAGAGCTTCACGTCTGCGCCGCACAGACGAACCTTGAGCAAgttggccaccgcgccgatcgcggcggccatgagCACCTGAGGAACGACCCTCCACAGAGTTTCGTTGCTGCCGTCGAAGAGGCCGGTAAGGAACGAGAACGTGTGACGGGGATACTCCCGGGACGCAAGCTCGTTGGCCATGACCACCGCCGATGCACGGCGGCTTCGAAAATTACGGCGCAGATCCTTGGATGCAGCGAGCACGTTCTCGACGTTAGgtctctccgcggcgcgtcttGCGAGGTCCTCGAGCGCAACGAAGGCCTCTCCATCCGCCATGTCAGTGATCCCGTGCGCTGAGAGCGTCTCTGCGTCCCTGCTGGCGCACCTCCTGTGGATCTGCACGCACTCCCGCCAGACCCTGAGACCCACCCCGGTGAGGTCGTGGTTGGGCTCGCGCCAGTTGAAGGGACGCTCGATGACCTCACCGACGGAGTTGATGCCATAGAACGCCATAGCGAGGAGGCACGCGGGAAAGAAAGAGATGTACTGGTAGGACACCGTGAAGATGAACGGCGCCGAGTACGTGAAGAAGAAGGTGACAAAGTTGCTCATCTGCAGGTACTGGAAGGGTATCGGGGTTGTGACCACCCGCTCGCAGGACTTGAGCGAGGCCAGCACGAGCTCGCACTCGCGGTACAAATcaaacgccgcgcgctcgcacaCGTGGCCGAGCCTGCGGTGGTGCTCCACGATGGACTGGATTCGGGTCACCACGGTGTTTGCGCGATTCTGGAACGGGATGCTCGAAAATTCAGCAACCTCCTGAGCGTCCCGCATGAGCGACCCGACGCACGGCATCCCGCACTTATCCTGGAGCAGCAGCTGCTTATCACCAGGGTTTGGATCGTCCAGGTATCCAAGTCGCTGCTCTCTGAGCACATGGCGGATGAAACCGAAGAGCAGGCCAGAGAGCCGCAGCAACTCGGTCCTCTCGTTCATGAAAAGAGCGCATCGCTCTCTCACACCTTTCACATCCTTACGGTTGTACCCGGGCTCACCCTCCCGAGCGTCTCTCAGGAACGCGCACACACCGATGTTAAAGTTTCTCAAGCCACAGTGCAGCTCACCGATCGCGGACTTGGCCTCGTAGTATCGGTCGTACGCAAACTTGAACCTGTAGACAATCATAAACGCCAGCACAGATCCAATCACCGAGTGCGCGTAGGGCGCGAATGTGACGGGGCACTCAAACGCCTCCTGCACCTGACCGCCACACCTCCACAACTTCACCAACTGCGCCACCCACCCGATGACGAACGCGAGGAGCACCTGAGGGATGATCTCACCGTATACGGTCTTCTTGAAGCGGAAGATGTCGGTGATGAATCCGTGCCAAGCGTCGGAGAGCTCAGGCTGAGACGGGTTAGCCTCCCACAGTCGGGTtgagacggaggaggcgtcgtcgggtccACCGTTCGCAGCGCCTCGCTTAACCGAATCTTCGATCCTCGTCGTCTCATCCGGTCGCTTGGAGCTGAGAAGCGCGATGTCGGCTGCTCCATGCGCCACGCTGGCCCGGACGGATGACCTCGGCTCCATCGAGACCCTGACCACTGACTCACCGCCCTCGAGCCGCACGTCATCCAAGGATACCTCGTCGTCTCGGGTCTTACTCCTGTCCTTGGCGAGGGTGGCGTCAACGCTCGCCACGCTCGCCTCGTGCAGCTGGAGCGACTCGGAATAGAGCCTCCAGCCTGTGCCGGTGAGGTCATGGCACGGTTTGGTCCAAGAGTACGGATCCTCGATGGATcgcgccacctcggcgacgccgtagAACGAGATGGCCACAATGCATGAGGGGATCGGGGAGAGCCACTTGAACCCTGTGGTGAATACGAACGGCGCGGAGAACACGAAGATGAACAGGAGGAAGTTCACCATGTGCAGGTACTGGAAGGGCATCTTGGTGCTCACGATTCGCTCCATGTGCTTGAATGCCTCGAGGCATCCTTCCAGGTCATGATAGAtgtcgaacgcgccgcgctcgcacACGTGACCCAACCTGCGGTGATGCTCCACGATGGATTGCATGCGCCACACGACCATGTTGGCCCTGTTATTCGGATCGATCGCGAGGaactcctccttctcctcatCAGTCAGCAAGACGCCGAGGCCCGGACGACCgaacacgtcgtcgcggaccaAGCCGGCGTCATCCGACGGAGCCGGGCATCCCTCGGGGTACCCGTGCCTGTGCTCGCGCACCGCCTGACGAATGAAGGCGTAAAGTACGTTGGACAGCCTACGCAGCTCGACTTTGTCCGCGTTGATCTTTGCATCGTGGCCCTGCTCGTCGTTACCAACGCGGAGGAAGGAATTGAACGCGATGTTGGCGTTACGGATGCAGTCGTAGAGGTGCCCGAGGTATTTCTTACCCTCATAGAAGCGATAGTACGAGATGCTGGTCCGGAATACGAGCATGAAACCGATGATACCTCCTGCCACTGAGTGCGCGGTCTCGCTGAACGCCAGCGGGCACTCGCTGTGGGAAGTGATGTTGGCGCCGCACCAATAAATCTTGATGATCTGCGCGAAGATggagacggccgcggcgagcagcgtCTGGGGCATGATCTTGGGTAGCACCGTGCCTCTGTATCGGAACAGGATGGTGATGAAGGTGAATGGACCGATGCTCAGTTCCTCGCCATATTTCTCGGATGCGCCTTTCGTCTTGCTCACGCTCGGGGTGCCCGTCTTGCGCCGCTTGCCGTCCACCTCCCCACTCGTCGCCACAGAGTTTGACCCGGTGGACCCGATGGATGTGATTGAACTGTTTCGCTTCATTCCCTCACCTGTCTCGCTGTCGTGTCGCTGGAGGGCATCCATAAGAGTCTGATACGATGCTCTGCGCTTGGACATctccttctcagccttgggATCGAACTGTTCGGCGTGTTCGTGGATCTTCAGGTTCTCCCTGTAGATCCTCAGGCCCAAGCCAGAGAGGTCATGGCACGGCTGCTGCCAGTTGAATGGATCCTGGATGAGCTTACCCATCTCGTTGATGCCGTAGAATCCAATCGCCACGATCACCGAAGGCACATACCCGATCCAATGAAACGTGGTGGTGAACACGAACGGCGCGGAGAACACGAAGAAGAACAGGATGAACTGGAGCATGTGCAGATATGTGAACGGGATTGGCGTCGAAACAATTCGCTCCATGGCCTTGTACGCGGACAGACAGATCTCCAGCTGCTGGTAAATCTCGAACGCGGCACGCTCACTTATGTTGCCCAGCCTACGATGCGTCTCAGTGATAATCTGGATGCGCATGGCGATCCAGTTACAACGGTTCGATGGCATGAGCGCGAGGAGTCGCTCTGACTCCCCCTCTCGGAGCAGATCCGGCAGCGGTGGCTTTCCAGTGGCGTCCACCTTTACGCAGTCCTCGTCGGTCacctccccgccgtcgggTGCGCCCACGCGGATGTCACGCAGGATGTGACGCATCGTGGCGTATAGCACGTTGGTCAGGCGCAGAAGCTCTGCGCGATCCTCGGTGATTTTCGCGATGGTGCTCTGGAACGattccctcggcgccctgctGGGCGAGTCGGTCAGGTGTGGGCCGGCGTCACCCCAGCCTTCGAGGTTGGAGCTCCCCGAAgcctcgaacgccgcgcgctcgccgggtTTATTTTCGCGGAGGTAATTCACAAAGCACACGTTGAGGTTCCTGAGACCGTTGTACAGCTGGCCGAGTGACTGCTTCCCTTCGTAGTATCGGTCATAGGCCCAGTCGGTTCGGAAGACGAGGAGAAAACCGAGTGACACGGATACCACCTGGTGACCAGTGATGTCAAACGTGGTCTGGCACTctgccgcggcgacgacatccGCGCCACACATCACCCGCTTGAACATCTGCGCGAATATTCCGAGGAAGAACGCCAGAGCGATCTGCGGGAGCAGCGAGGGCATGACGGTGTTCTTGAAGACAAAAATCTCAGTCAGGAAACCGCTCCAATGCGTGCTCAGCTCCTTCGGAACGATGCTCGGGTCGGCGGTCAGCGCatcgtcctcatcgtcctcTTCATCAATATTACCACCGACATTCTGCTTGATCGCGGTGcgggcagccgcggcgatggaggtaAACGGGCCAGTTATTGAGGCGGCTGAGGATGCCCTGTTGCGCTTGGGCGCCGGGCTGGCGGGggttgacggcgtcggcatctccccggcggcgacgttctcgTCCTCCAGAGCGcacgcctcctcgagggcaTTCGCGTgcaaggcggcgtcggcgaccggcgcggcggcgagcgcgcgttggATCTGCTCGCTCGTCGACagtcgcgccctcgcctccaacTCTGAAGAATCCGTGACGCGAGActccgacgcgttcgtctccTCGTGCACGTCCTCGGCTTCGCGGTGGACCTCGTCCGCCTTCTGGTGGATCTGCAACGTCTCCGTGTAGATCCTCCAACCCACGCCGGAGAGATCGTGACACGGATCCTCCCACGAGTAAGGGTCCTCCATGCACCGGCCGATCTCGTTCACGCCGTaaaacgcgagcgcgacgacgcacgaaGGGAAGGGCGTGATCCACTTGAAGTTGGCGGTGAACACGAAGGGCACCGAGTACACGAAGAAGAACAGGAGGATGTTCAACATGTGCAGGTACTGGTACGGGATCGGCGTGGTGACGATGCGCTCGGCAgacttgagcgcgtcgagcaccaGCTGGCAGTCGCGGAAtacgtccagcgcggctctCTCGCCGAGGTTGCCGACCCTGCGGTGGTGCTCTATGATGGCGGTTATCTTGGACACGCACACGTTCGGGCGATTCCAGGGCTCCAGCGTCTTGAACTCGTCCAGCTCTATCTTGTCCTTGACGATGTCCGGGACCCTGGGcttgccgccgcggtccctgGTCatcagctcgtcgtcggtgacgggCCCGACGTCCGAGTACCCGTGCCGCTGCGCTCGAACCGCCTGTCGGACAAAGGCGTACAGCAGATTAGTCAGGCGGAAGAGCTCCATGCGGTCACGCGCGAGGGcagtcgccctcgtcgcgttctTGGCCGCCCACTTGCGTCGGTTGATCACCGACTTTTTCCCGCCTTTATCCCTGCTCAGCGGCGGGTGCGCTCGGAGAAAAGTCGCGGTGGCCACGTTGAGGTTGCGTATGCCGGTGTGTATGGCGCCCAGCGCGGATTTGCCCTGGTAGTATCGCTCGtacgcgaggtccgcgcggaAGACGAGTAGGAACGATAGAACGACGCTCACGCCGAGGTGACCGTCCATGTTGAACGTGACGTCGCACTCATCGTtgctcgcgacgccctcgccgcagTAGAGCACCTTGACGAGGTTGGCGAAGAGCCCGACGAAGGCTGCGAGGATTATCTGCGGAACCACCTTGAGCACGATGGTCCCCTTGATCTTGAAGATCTCGGAGATGAAGGCGAGCCGACCGTGGGACAACTCCTTGGGTTTGTTGAGGAAAACCATGCGCCGGGGACCCCCGAGTCCGTGGTGCGACCCGTTCGAGGCGCGAGTCACTCGACGGTTCATCCGACGGTCCGTGCCCGATGGGGAAGTCGGGGTGAGCGCggggtcgtccgcgccgcccaggcCGGGGTTTCCGCGACTCAgaccgctcgcgtcgctcatcCCATCGGAAGACGCCACGCTCGCGAAGCTGCCACGCCTCGACGGCAGGCTCTCGACGCTCATCGTGCTGGGTTGCCGCGGTAGGGTCCTGCCGCCTCGGTTGCTTATTTCGGCAGCGTTGCTCATTTCGGGGCTCATCCTTTTCCCGGCgggatcgcgtcgacgcgagtatcgccgcgcgccgacgcgttaGCGCGCGGGGTTGCGACGTTGGATGGGACGAGCGGTTCGAAAGGTGCCAGatccgccctcgacgcgatATGGCGCGCGTGCCGATATGCCCAGGTCGCGCTTTTGTGAACGCGTAAAGGTCCAAGGACCGAGGGGAGCCGAAGAGGCACGAAATTCGGGAACGCGAAGAGACGCAAGCGAGCGCAGGCGTTGACCCGTGTGTGACCGTTGGGACCTTTCTGTTCGAACGCTTCGGTGCCCTAATCGCACAACTCAGGAGCGAGCGAGCGGAGGATGATGCTGAAGCAGCCGCTCCTGAATCCGTACAACCTCGGACAGCCCGCCCCGAGACCGCTGCGCATCAACGTGCTGTACTGTGCGATTGCCTCTTGCGTGGTGGCGACGATGGGACTCTGCTTCGCCATCATATTTTGGCAGGCGTCGAGCAGGGCGATTACCAAGAGCATCACGGAtgccgcggcgaagctgcCGGAGGTGCGCGCAAGGTGGAACGAGATGGAGAGGAAGTCCCACAAGTTTCTTAAGGCGACGGAGAAGGACATCAGGGAGTTCGCATCGGCGACGTTCGGGGATGGGTCGGAGAGGGACGAGCCCGCGAACGAGCCCGAAGATTCGGCACCGTGGGGCACGAGAAAGGGCGCAAGGCGCCTACTACTTTTAGCTAAACCTCTAGACATTTAGATCACAATGACGATAGATAGCCACCGACGAAGCACGTCTTCACACCTTATCCTGCGGCTTGCACAGCTTCttgtcctccgcgtccatgcGCACGCCGTACCACCGTTTGTCGTTGTGCACAAACGCGGTTGCGTGCGCGGGATGGTTACCTTGCTTGACGTCGTCCCAAGGCTCCAGCGCGTGTCCACCGAGCATGAGCAGCGCGCTCAGGGTGACGTCGTTCCACATGCCGAACCTGTCGTCCATCTTCTGCAGCGAAcgcatctcctcctcgggcagGTCGTCGGGCAGGCTcgccagcgcggacgcccggacgatggcgccgccgcacaaACCGTAATTCTTATAGCTCGGCGCCCTTCCCCCGTTGCGCCGCGCAATCTCCGCGAGTAGCTCCTTCGACAGGGGCGCCGTCCACCTCCAGTCCTGGACTCCCCCTCCGTCGATACCCTCCTTCGGCCACCGCGTCACGCCCCGTTCGACCctgacgtcgtcctcgagcagcACGATCCATTCCGTCTCcgccgactccgccgcgcgtttcAGCCGCCGGACGTACTccatgacgccgccgccgccgtgcatTCCCGCGGTGGTATCCTCCCTCGTGAACACGCACCCGTACGTttcgcacgccgccgagcagtCGTACGAGCCCGCGTCCGACGTCACCGACAGCGGAGCGTCGGGAAAGTGGACCCTCACGGACCGAATCAGCTCCAGCGTCGCCTTGGGCTCGTTCGCCATCTGCAGGTAAAACCCGACCCGACCGCCGTTCTTCGGTTGATCCATCTCCTTCTTCGGCTCATccgtcttcttcttcggtTGTGTCGTCTTCGGTTcacccgagcccgagcccgtttggtcgtcgtcgtcctcgaacaGGTGGTCGTGCTTGCTGTCGATGACCACGTTGGGATTGGAgtacgccgtcgccgtcttctcCTCGGACAACTTGGCCGGCGATTTCTCCCCTCTCTCCTTCCTCCTCTCGCTCGCCTCGGCTATCGccctctcgcgcgcctccgactCCGCTCTGGCGCGCTCGACATCCTCTGCCTTGACGACTATTGGCTCATTGCGCGATGACCTTCGCACCCCTTCCTCGTCCTCACCCTCAACCCCCGTGACTGGCCCGGTCTGCTCGGTGGCTTCGTTCGCGGCTTCGTTGTTGGATTTTGATttgaccctcgcgcccggacgtttgcgccgcgcgaacggcaCGAAACCCCCGTCGTCCGGCTGCACGACCGCCTTCACGACCTGAGCAGGCGTCGCTTTCACCGGCTCGGCGTTCTGTACCCGCGAATCCTCGACCGTCACGCCCCTGGCCTCGCGCCTTTGGACCGCGCCACCCTCGTTGGCGGACGACCACGCCAGCAGCAGGAGCACCACCAACGCGACCGGCCCGAGGGTCACCGCGCGGAGCCTCGGCCTGGCTCGAAGCCCTTCCCCAGCTTGCCTCGCGTATATCCGAAACCCTCGCCCttgcggcgccgccgcccccggctcCTGCCCCGCCATCGGTGCCCCCCACTTTGATGATTTCCTCGGCAGCGAGGACCGGCCATCAACGAAGCTCGAGTTGAATCAGCACTGACAGACTGATGAGCCAAACTAACTTTTACGTCATCAAACACTAAGGTTCCGCGTCGGATCGCCGAACCGGCGCCGGAACGATGCGCCCTCGTCACTCCTCGTCCAACACGGACCGGAagaacgcctccgccggtcgcgtcccTCTCCTTCGAAGCGCGGTGCCAAACTCAGCCGCGCAGTCCGAGTCCGTCGACGGTATTCCCACCAAAACGTCGTTCTTCGGAGTGCACCCCGGCGGCTCCATCAGAACCTGCCACGTGTTATAcccccgctccgccgcggacgcgttcctgtccgcctccaccaccgcctTGCACGCCCTCCTCTGCGTCTCCCGTTCGGCGAACATCGACGGGTTCGACCGGGGTGCGCGGTTCtttcggcgctcgcgcttctccgccttggcgcgaAGGTACGCGGCTAGCCCCGGGGTTGGATTCGTCTCCGCTCGcctctccagcgcctccatcggcgcgatcgccccaCCACCTATCGAGCCCGGTATAcggcccgcgtcgtcgcccgccaccgccgcgtcctcgccgatggacgcgaggaaACCGGATGCGTCccgttcgtcgtcctcgtcctcctcgctgcTGTCGACGTAAGGCCCGGGACCGCCGGACacggcgccgcacgcgtcgtaACCTTCGCCGCCGAAATCCGCAGCCTGGGCTATGGACACGTAGGCAGCGGTCGTGAcaaccgacgcggcgagcgccgagcgcgggtacggcgcggcggcggccctcccctcgcccgcgtcgtcaacCGCCCGATCATCGATTGGGTTTGCGTTTTTGTTTTTGTTTTTGTTTttgtccccgccgcccgtttCCCGCGCGATCTTCCCGACGCAGCACGGCGCCACGACGTACGCCGCGTTCACCTCGACGCACttgtccatcgccgcgtcgctcgcacCCCCGCACGCGTGCAGCGCCACCCCCACGTCAAAGTCCTCGTCAAAATC
The genomic region above belongs to Micromonas commoda chromosome 4, complete sequence and contains:
- a CDS encoding predicted protein (Encodes a small protein with hydroxyproline-rich glycoprotein (HRGP) motifs), whose protein sequence is MTSMTRASLVVFIATVTFMSWPPAVDACNCRVDCVMGTWGEWSACSCLGKRYRERVITTQAACGGTACGALTEWDNTCVAVCPPPPSPPPPPLQPLPPPPAELPSPPAELPPPPAEFPPPPVEPSPPPIPPSKKSMPSQSSGDVSHSSWAPVGAALATSLSLLAALFPG
- a CDS encoding membrane protein ((5x repeat) pfam05249: UPF0187. Uncharacterised protein family (UPF0187). This family of proteins is functionally uncharacterised..), with protein sequence MSNAAEISNRGGRTLPRQPSTMSVESLPSRRGSFASVASSDGMSDASGLSRGNPGLGGADDPALTPTSPSGTDRRMNRRVTRASNGSHHGLGGPRRMVFLNKPKELSHGRLAFISEIFKIKGTIVLKVVPQIILAAFVGLFANLVKVLYCGEGVASNDECDVTFNMDGHLGVSVVLSFLLVFRADLAYERYYQGKSALGAIHTGIRNLNVATATFLRAHPPLSRDKGGKKSVINRRKWAAKNATRATALARDRMELFRLTNLLYAFVRQAVRAQRHGYSDVGPVTDDELMTRDRGGKPRVPDIVKDKIELDEFKTLEPWNRPNVCVSKITAIIEHHRRVGNLGERAALDVFRDCQLVLDALKSAERIVTTPIPYQYLHMLNILLFFFVYSVPFVFTANFKWITPFPSCVVALAFYGVNEIGRCMEDPYSWEDPCHDLSGVGWRIYTETLQIHQKADEVHREAEDVHEETNASESRVTDSSELEARARLSTSEQIQRALAAAPVADAALHANALEEACALEDENVAAGEMPTPSTPASPAPKRNRASSAASITGPFTSIAAAARTAIKQNVGGNIDEEDDEDDALTADPSIVPKELSTHWSGFLTEIFVFKNTVMPSLLPQIALAFFLGIFAQMFKRVMCGADVVAAAECQTTFDITGHQVVSVSLGFLLVFRTDWAYDRYYEGKQSLGQLYNGLRNLNVCFVNYLRENKPGERAAFEASGSSNLEGWGDAGPHLTDSPSRAPRESFQSTIAKITEDRAELLRLTNVLYATMRHILRDIRVGAPDGGEVTDEDCVKVDATGKPPLPDLLREGESERLLALMPSNRCNWIAMRIQIITETHRRLGNISERAAFEIYQQLEICLSAYKAMERIVSTPIPFTYLHMLQFILFFFVFSAPFVFTTTFHWIGYVPSVIVAIGFYGINEMGKLIQDPFNWQQPCHDLSGLGLRIYRENLKIHEHAEQFDPKAEKEMSKRRASYQTLMDALQRHDSETGEGMKRNSSITSIGSTGSNSVATSGEVDGKRRKTGTPSVSKTKGASEKYGEELSIGPFTFITILFRYRGTVLPKIMPQTLLAAAVSIFAQIIKIYWCGANITSHSECPLAFSETAHSVAGGIIGFMLVFRTSISYYRFYEGKKYLGHLYDCIRNANIAFNSFLRVGNDEQGHDAKINADKVELRRLSNVLYAFIRQAVREHRHGYPEGCPAPSDDAGLVRDDVFGRPGLGVLLTDEEKEEFLAIDPNNRANMVVWRMQSIVEHHRRLGHVCERGAFDIYHDLEGCLEAFKHMERIVSTKMPFQYLHMVNFLLFIFVFSAPFVFTTGFKWLSPIPSCIVAISFYGVAEVARSIEDPYSWTKPCHDLTGTGWRLYSESLQLHEASVASVDATLAKDRSKTRDDEVSLDDVRLEGGESVVRVSMEPRSSVRASVAHGAADIALLSSKRPDETTRIEDSVKRGAANGGPDDASSVSTRLWEANPSQPELSDAWHGFITDIFRFKKTVYGEIIPQVLLAFVIGWVAQLVKLWRCGGQVQEAFECPVTFAPYAHSVIGSVLAFMIVYRFKFAYDRYYEAKSAIGELHCGLRNFNIGVCAFLRDAREGEPGYNRKDVKGVRERCALFMNERTELLRLSGLLFGFIRHVLREQRLGYLDDPNPGDKQLLLQDKCGMPCVGSLMRDAQEVAEFSSIPFQNRANTVVTRIQSIVEHHRRLGHVCERAAFDLYRECELVLASLKSCERVVTTPIPFQYLQMSNFVTFFFTYSAPFIFTVSYQYISFFPACLLAMAFYGINSVGEVIERPFNWREPNHDLTGVGLRVWRECVQIHRRCASRDAETLSAHGITDMADGEAFVALEDLARRAAERPNVENVLAASKDLRRNFRSRRASAVVMANELASREYPRHTFSFLTGLFDGSNETLWRVVPQVLMAAAIGAVANLLKVRLCGADVKLSSECSVTFHTEAHAICGAIIGFLLVFCANIAYLRYYEARSAVGDIYHGLRNMNIEFASFLRAPTAGEPGHQPGNPADAAATIKDDQLELRRLSNVLFAFIRQALREHRHGYRFDSRSRRGLGEDGADEGKPGFLRRIFKSSKAASFGGGTGPVSEASLLEEDLCGEPSLATLLTPEERRRYADVPVGNRFNVCVAEIQRIVARNQREGDLYEKAAYDVYKECDRVLAAFKTCERIVTTPIPYQYVHMVNLVLFFFVFSAPLVFTVTFKRLTPLPSGILALGFYGIWEVGRSMMDPFDWMEPCVNLTAIGRRISTEAQRITDAGRRRHSVISGSSERVGSAAGMIARRKPTGYFGTR
- a CDS encoding predicted protein, with protein sequence MSFSVALRNLWDFLSISFHLARTSGSFAAASVMLLVIALLDACQNMMAKQSPIVATTQEAIAQYSTLMRSGLGAGCPRLYGFRSGCFSIILRSLAPELCD
- a CDS encoding predicted protein; amino-acid sequence: MAGQEPGAAAPQGRGFRIYARQAGEGLRARPRLRAVTLGPVALVVLLLLAWSSANEGGAVQRREARGVTVEDSRVQNAEPVKATPAQVVKAVVQPDDGGFVPFARRKRPGARVKSKSNNEAANEATEQTGPVTGVEGEDEEGVRRSSRNEPIVVKAEDVERARAESEARERAIAEASERRKERGEKSPAKLSEEKTATAYSNPNVVIDSKHDHLFEDDDDQTGSGSGEPKTTQPKKKTDEPKKEMDQPKNGGRVGFYLQMANEPKATLELIRSVRVHFPDAPLSVTSDAGSYDCSAACETYGCVFTREDTTAGMHGGGGVMEYVRRLKRAAESAETEWIVLLEDDVRVERGVTRWPKEGIDGGGVQDWRWTAPLSKELLAEIARRNGGRAPSYKNYGLCGGAIVRASALASLPDDLPEEEMRSLQKMDDRFGMWNDVTLSALLMLGGHALEPWDDVKQGNHPAHATAFVHNDKRWYGVRMDAEDKKLCKPQDKV
- a CDS encoding predicted protein; this encodes MRGVPGAPSFLSPLSWTHAGDALHELSAVSERRSSVSGAGTTDDHRSSRMRAIARVKARPPKFLTAVRRLLRGAPSLCPTYSANPLLMDAEAQGVGTADGVCEPCDEDTRELARRWARDATALSDWKSLPPQLDVAHPEGGGVPRARGARKREQLRNVFLFVAPLLRRKPTAKVVDFGCGGGHQTLPLAYHFPDATFVLVDAKARSLEVAERRAAAAGLRNVRCVLGFIEDFDEDFDVGVALHACGGASDAAMDKCVEVNAAYVVAPCCVGKIARETGGGDKNKNKNKNANPIDDRAVDDAGEGRAAAAPYPRSALAASVVTTAAYVSIAQAADFGGEGYDACGAVSGGPGPYVDSSEEDEDDERDASGFLASIGEDAAVAGDDAGRIPGSIGGGAIAPMEALERRAETNPTPGLAAYLRAKAEKRERRKNRAPRSNPSMFAERETQRRACKAVVEADRNASAAERGYNTWQVLMEPPGCTPKNDVLVGIPSTDSDCAAEFGTALRRRGTRPAEAFFRSVLDEE